A single window of Ficedula albicollis isolate OC2 chromosome 8, FicAlb1.5, whole genome shotgun sequence DNA harbors:
- the GCLM gene encoding glutamate--cysteine ligase regulatory subunit, with amino-acid sequence MGTEGARVLLERAGRLTLQTGNLLNWGCLRKKCPATPSEEVRDCIQKTVTEWSSKIGQDQNQETLEVLECTVAQALEKINPEERDELKVSAKLFIVGSNSSSIRDAVDLACSALGVAQLDSVIIAPPPVEDGTNLSLEYLQPYWKELENLVQNKKIVAIGTSDLDKTLLEQLYLWAQVKPSSNQVNLASCCVMPPDLTAFAKECDIQLLTHNDPKELLCEASFQEALQESIQNVKANEWIPLWLLRYSVIVKSRGIIKSKGYIIQAKRNAS; translated from the exons ATGGGGACGGAGGGCGCCCGCGTCCTGCTGGAACGCGCCGGCAGGCTCACCCTGCAGACCGGCAACCTGCTCAACTGGGGCTGCCTGCGCAAGAAGTGCCCGGCCACCCCCAGCGAGGAG gTGCGGGACTGCATCCAGAAAACAGTGACTGAGTGGAGCTCGAAGATCGGCCAAGACCAAAATCAG GAAACACTGGAGGTTCTGGAATGTACTGTAGCTCAAGctctagaaaaaataaatcctgaagaAAGGGATGAGTTGAAGGTATCAG CAAAGCTTTTCATCGTTGGATCAAACTCTTCATCGATCAGAGATGCAGTTGACCTGG CATGTTCTGCCCTCGGAGTTGCTCAATTAGACTCAGTCATTATTGCCCCACCTCCTGTCGAAGATGGAACTAACCTCTCCTTGGAATATTTGCAACCTTATTGGAAAGAACTTGAAAATCtagttcaaaacaaaaaaattgttgcCATAGGTACCTCCGACCTAGATAAAACACTGTTAGAGCAGCTTTATCTGTGGGCACAG GTGAAACCAAGTAGTAATCAGGTGAACCTAGCTTCCTGTTGCGTGATGCCACCTGATCTCACAGCATTTGCAAAAGAATGTGACATACAGCTGTTAACTCACAATGACCCCAAAG AATTACTTTGTGAAGCAAGTTTCCAAGAAGCTCTCCAGGAAAGCATCCAGAACGTGAAAGCAAACGAATGGATTCCTTTATGGCTTCTGCGGTATTCAGTCATTGTTAAAAGCAGAGGAATTATCAAGTCCAAAGGCTATATCATACAAGCTAAAAGAAATGCATCttaa